ATTCTATGTAACACCCATCATCTTTCGTCCAGACGCGCTGAATCGCTTTTCGTTCATCGTCGAATGGAATCCGCTTGCTTACCTGATCGATGTCGTTCGCGGCCCGCTGATCGGACAAATGCCGAGCGCGCTGACGTGGGGAGTGACCATTGGCATGGCGGTCGTTGGATGGCCGATCGCACTGCTCATGACCGGTCGTTATCTGAAACGTCTTCCGTACTGGGTCTGAAGGGGGCGACATGGCACACATTGAACTGAAGAACGTGACGCTGGATTTGCCGATCTACGACGTCCAGGGCCGCTCGCTGAAGAAACAGGTGCTTCGCATGGGGCGACGCAACCGGATCGCGGAGGGCAACGACGGCGTCATCGTCGTACGGGCGCTCGACGATCTGAGTTTCCGCTTCGATCGAGGCGATCGCGTGGGGCTCATTGGTCACAACGGCGCGGGAAAGTCGACGCTGCTGCGCGCGATGGCCGGCATTTATCCTCCGACAGCCGGCTCGCTGTCACGCGTGGGCAAGGCCGTGCCGCTGCTCGACATCAGCCTCGGCATGGACGAGAACTCGACCGGTATGCAGAACATCCGGTTGCGCGGCCTGCTGCTCGGCATGACTGACGCGGAGATTCGCAAAAAGCAGAACGATATCGCTGATTTCAGTGAATTGGGCGACTACCTCGATCTGCCGATCCGTACCTATTCGAGCGGCATGAAGATGCGGCTTGCATTCGCCGTGTCCACGGCGGTCGACGCCGAGATCCTGCTGCTCGATGAAGTGATGGGCGTGGGCGATGCGTCGTTCATGCACAAGGCCGAGGCGCGTCTCGAGGAACTGCACGACCGCGCCGAGATCGTTGTGCTCGCGATGCACTCGAACAAGGAGATCCGCAAGGTGTGCAACAAGGCGCTGTGGATGGAGCGCGGGCGTGTGCGCGCTTTCGGGGAAGTCGACGACGTCGTGTCGCAATATGCTGCTTCGGTGGGGGAGTGATGGTTGTGAAGTCGAACGCCGGTATGGCTGGGTGCTGAACCGATGAAGTTGCGCAAAGCACGCTCGTTCGTGAACCGGGTGGCGGGTGACGGTGGATTGCGACTGGTCGTGCGCAAGGCTTACGGTATCTTCCGCCGGGAAGGAGTTGCCGGCATCAGAAGCCGGATCGCATGGTTGCGCGCGGGCGCGCCGGGTGTCATCGATCCGGTTCTCTATGCAGAATGGGTTCGCCGTTACGATCAGGTTGACGACGCAACGCGCGCGGCCATTCGCGAGCGTATCGCCGGTTTCGCGAATCCGCCGCTGATTTCAGTGGTGATGCCCGTCTACAATCCCGATCCCGCTTGGCTGGCGGAGGCGATCGAGTCCATCCGCGGACAACTTTATCCGCATTGGGAACTCTGCATTGCCGACGACGTGTCGACGAATCCGGCCATCCGCCCGCTGCTCGAACGTTACGCCTCCCAAGACCCGCGGATCAAGGTCGCGTTCCGGCAGAAGAACGGCCATATTTCTGCCGCATCGAATACTGCGCTCGAACTCGTGACGGGCACGTGGGTCGCGCTGTTCGATCACGACGACCTGTTGCCGGAGCAGGCGCTTTATTGTGTCGCGGATGTGATCGAACGCGATCCGTCGATTCGAATGATCTATTCTGATGAAGACAAGATCGATGGCTCGGGCAAGCGCCGTGAACCGTACTTCAAGTGCGACTGGAACCCCGATCTGTTCCTTTCACAGAACATGTTCAGTCATCTGGGTGTGTTTCAAAAGGCGCTGCTCGACGAAGTCGGCGGTTTCCGCGAGGGGTATGAGGGGTCTCAGGACTATGATCTGGCCCTTCGCTGTGTCGAGCGTGCGGGCGCGGCTGCAATTCATCACATTCCACGGGTGCTGTATCACTGGCGGGTTCATGCTGAAAGCACCTCGTCGGGGACCGACGCCAAGCCCTACGCGGTAGTGGCCGGTGAGCGGGCGCTCAACGACCACTTCGAGCGAACGGGTGTCCGCGGTGTGGCGGAGTACGCAGGAAACGGCTACCGTGCGCGGTATGCGTTGCCGGATCCGGCGCCGCTCGTCAGCCTGATCATCCCGACCCGAAACGGGCTGAACCTGATTCGGCAGTGCATCACGAGCATTGTTGGCAAGACGACGTACACACGCTACGAAATCGTCATCGTCGACAACGGCTCGGATGATCCAGACACACTGAATTACCTCGCGTCGCTCGAGAACGACGTGCGTTTCCGGATATTGCGCGACGATCGGCCGTTCAATTTCGCGGCGTTGTGCAATGCGGCCGTCGAGGTGGCGAGCGGCGAGGTCGTCGGACTGGTCAACAACGATATCGAGGTGATTTCTCCCGATTGGTTGACGGAAATGGTCAGTATTGCATTGCAACCGGGCGTCGGCGCGGTGGGCGCGAAACTGCTCTATCCGAACGACACCGTCCAGCATGCCGGCGTGGTGCTGGGGCTTGGCGGCGTGGCGGGACATGTACACAAACACATTCCTCGCGGATCGTTCGGGTACTTCGGTCGCGCCAGCCTGATCGGCGCCTTCTCCGCAGTGACCGCTGCATGCATGATCGTGCGCAAGGCTGCCTATCGCGAAGTGGCTGGAATGAACGAACGGGATCTGGGTGTCGCGTTCAACGATATCGACTTCTGTCTTCGCTTGCTGAAGGCCGGCTATCGCAATGTCTGGACGCCGTATGCGGAGCTGTATCACCATGAGTCGGCGACGCGTGGTTACGAGGACGATCCTGTCAAACAGGCTCGATTCGACGGCGAGACCGAGTACATGCAAAAGCACTGGGGAGAGCTGCTGCGGAATGATTCCTCATACAGTCCAAATCTGACGTTGAACGAAGAGGATATCGGTCTGGCCTGGCCGTCACGGGTGGGCGCGCTCGTCTGAGCGCGTGCCCGGCGATGCAGGCCGGATGCCGCCGGAATTAATGAGTGGTACTGATCCGGCGGTTGGAAAAATAGAAGGTATATCGTAACGGAGTTGACGTGAACATCTTCCCTGTAGTTCTGTGCGGCGGTAGCGGCACCCGTCTTTGGCCGTTGTCCCGGGGCGGTTATCCCAAGCAGTACCTCAAGCTGGCCGGAGAACACACGCTGGTTCAGCAGACCGTGCTGCGTCTGCAGGGCGTGCCCGGCGTCGAAGCGCCGATCATGATCACGAATGCGGAACAACGCTTCATCGTGGCCGATCAGTTGCGCAGCATCGACGTGGCCGCGTCGGCGGTCGTTCTGGAGCCGGTAGGGCGCAATACGGCGCCCGCGGTCGCGGCGGCGGCGTTGCTTGCGATGGAGCAGTCGCCGGACGCGTTGCTGCTCGTGTTGCCGTCCGACCACGTGATCCTGAGCGATGCGATTTTCGCGAAGCTGGCGGACACGGCGCGCGATATCGCAAACGACGGGCATCTCGTCACGTTCGGTATCGAGCCGACCAAGCCGCACACCGGCTACGGCTACATCCGCAGCGGGAACGCATTGGCGTCGCATGACGACGCGTTCCGTGTCGATGCATTCGTCGAGAAACCGGATGCGGAAACGGCGGCGCGGTTCGTGTCGGAAGGCGGTTATTACTGGAACAGCGGCATGTTCATGCTGAAGGCGTCGGTGTATCTCGACGAACTCAAGCGATTCGAGCCAGCCGTGCTCGAGCAGGTCACGCTGTCGGTCAAGCAGGCAAAGCGCGACGAGGATTTCGTCCGACTTGACGCCGATGCATTCCAGGAATGCCCGAACATCTCGATCGACTATGCGGTGATGGAGAAAACCGACCATGCGGTGATGGTCGCGGCCGCAGGTCTGAACTGGAGCGATATCGGCTCATGGGCCGCGCTCGCGGATATTTCGGATACCGACGATACGGGCAATACGCTGTCGGGCGACGTCCTGACTGACGATGTTTCCGATAGTTATATCCGGGCCGATCATCGAATGGTCACGGCCATCGGCGTCAAGGATCTGATCATCGTCGAAACGGCGGACGCGGTCCTCGTCACGCATCGCGACCAGTCCGAGCGTGTGAAGAAGATCGTCGAGCGTCTCAGCGCGTCGGGGCGACACGAGTCGGTGACGCACCGGAAGGTCATCCGGCCGTGGGGTTCGTACGAGAGTATCGATCAGGGTGAACGCTTTCAGGTCAAGCGCATTATCGTCAACCCGGGCTCGTCGCTCAGCCTTCAGATGCACCATCATCGGGCTGAACACTGGGTCGTTGTCCGCGGTACCGCGCGCGTCTTCAACGGCGACCAGGTCATTTTGCTGAGCGAGAATCAGTCGACCTATATTCCGCTGGGCGTGACGCATCGCTTGCAGAACCCGGGGAAGATTCCGCTCGAACTGATCGAGGTTCAATCGGGCTCGTATCTCGGTGAAGACGACATCGTGCGTCTCGACGACAACTACGGGCGCGATGTCGTCGCGGCGAAGGGCAATTAACCACGATTGGAATCCGGCCTGGATTCATGTCGTATCGGCCGCTCTCATGGCGTGACCCCGATCGACGATTCTGGCCGGAGCTTCAACATGCTGAACAAACTGGAAAGAACATGACTGTTGCAATCATCACTGGCATTACCGGGCAAGACGGCGCGTATCTTGCGGAGCTGCTTCTCGAGAAGGGCTACACCGTCTACGGCACCTATCGGCGCACCAGCTCGGTGAACTTCTGGCGAATCGACGAGCTCGGCGTCAGCAATCATCCTAATCTTCACCTCGCCGAATACGACCTGACCGATCTTGGCGCAAGCATTCGCCTGCTTCAGACGACGCAAGCGACCGAGGTCTACAACCTGGCGGCCCAAAGTTTCGTCGGCGTGTCGTTCGATCAGCCGGCAACCACCGCCGAGATTACCGGTATCGGCGCGCTCAACCTGCTCGAGGCGATTCGCACGGTCAATCCTGCGATCCGCTTCTACCAGGCCAGCACGTCGGAAATGTTCGGCAAGGTACAGGCCGTACCGCAGGTTGAAAGCACGCCTTTCTATCCGCGCAGTCCGTACGGCGTCGCAAAGCTTTACGCGCACTGGATGACGATCAACTATCGCGAGAGCTACAACATCTTCGGCTGCAGCGGCATCCTGTTCAACCACGAATCGCCGCTGCGCGGGCGCGAATTCGTGACGCGGAAGATTACGGACAGTCTGGCGAAGATCCGTCTCGGCAAGCTCGACGTGCTGGAACTCGGCAACCTCGACGCCAAGCGTGACTGGGGCTATGCGAAGGAGTACGTCGAAGGCATGTGGCGCATGCTGCAGGCGGAACGCCCCGATACCTACGTGCTTGCGACGAACCGGACCGAGACGGTGCGGGATTTCGTGTCGATGGCAGCCCAGGCGGCAGGCATCGAACTCGCGTGGCAAGGTGCGGGCGAAAACGAGACGGGCGTCGATACCCGAACCGGCAAGGCCGTGGTCAAGGTCAGCCCGAAATTTTACCGGCCCGCCGAAGTCGATCTGCTCATCGGCAACCCCGAGAAGGCGAGCAAGGAACTCGGCTGGGTGCCGAAGACGACGCTCGAGCAGCTTTGCCAGATGATGGTCGAGGCGGACATTCGTCGCATCGAAGCAGGCTTCTCGTTCTAAGGCCATGGCAAAAGTTTTCGTCACGGGCCTGGACGGATTTACCGGCCGCTATATGGCGGAGGAGTTGATCCGCTCGGGGCACGAAGTTTGCGGGATCGTTCACAAGCCGGTTGCCGCTGCGCCGTGGCGAACGCACGTATGCGATCTGCTTGATACCGACGCGCTGGTTCGCGTGCTGTCCGACGAAAAACCGGATGCCGTCGTGCATCTGGCGGCCATTGCGTTCGTTCAGCACGGCGATGTCGGCGCGATCTATCAGACCAACGTGGTCGGGACGCGCAATCTGCTTGATGCGCTGACGCGCGCCGCATGTCAGCCGCGAGCCGTGTTGTTGGCAAGCAGTGCGAACGTCTATGGCAATTCCGATCGGGAAATCATCGACGAATCCACTGCGCCGGCGCCCGCAAACGATTACGCAATCAGCAAGCTGGCGATGGAAATGGTCGCGCGCATGTGGCAGGACAAACTTCCGATCGTCATCGTGCGGCCGTTCAATTACACGGGCGTCGGTCAGGACGAGCGATTCCTGCTGCCCAAGATCGTTCGACATTTCAGCGCGCGCGCAGAGCGCATCGAGTTGGGCAATCTGAATGTCGTGCGAGATTTCTCGGATGTGCGCATGGTGGTCGCCGCGTACCGGAAGTTGATCGAAGCCGACTTCGCAGGACGCACGTTCAACGTCTGCTCAGGTATCGGGTATTCGCTGCAGGACGTCTTGGCGACGGTGCAGGAACTATCCGGGCATGAACTCGAGGTGGCGGTGAATCCGCAGTTCGTGCGCGCGAACGAGGTCCACAAGCTCGTCGGAAATTGCCGGGCGCTTGAACACGCGATCGGTTCGACTCACGCGATACCGCTTCGCAATACGCTTGCATGGATGCTCGAACGTCCATGAGCGAACTGATCGTTGACGGCGTGTTCGGCGCGGCCGGCATGCACGGCACGGTCATGGCCAGAAATGCAGGAAATCGGGGCGGCGCCGATGTTTTCGTCGATGCCGACTCGAATTTTCATAGCTCAGGTAAGTGAAAATTTATGCCTCTTGTTTCCTACGCGCAAAATCTCGAAGACGTCATGCTGCATCGCGCGCTGCAGCATGTGATGGCCGGCTTTTACATCGATGTCGGCGCATGGTCTCCCGACGAGCATTCGGTGACTCGGGCATTCAGTGAGATGGGGTGGAGCGGCATCAATGTCGAACCCAATCCGGTCTACTTTGCCGAGCTCGAAAACCGGCGTCCTCGCGACATCAATCTCCGGGTCGCGGTGGGTGAAAACACGGGTACGAGCCGTATCCATTTGTTTCAAGACACCGGCTTGTCCACGCTTGACGGCAAGATCGCCGACGGACATGTCGCGGCCGGGTGGAGCGAGAACGTTCAGGATGTTGTCCTGACGACCCTCGACAACATCTGGCGAGAGCACGTCAGTGCAGGGCGAGAGGTGCATTTTCTGAAAGTCGATGTCGAAGGAGCCGAGCGCGCGGTGCTGGCCGGCAACGACTGGAAACGCAACCGACCGTGGATTGTTGTGGTGGAGGCAACGCTGCCGCTGACGCAGAAGGAATCCCATCACGAGTGGGAGAGCATCCTTCTGGACGCGAACTACGTCCATGTCTATTCGGATGGCCTCAACCGCTTCTATGTCGCCGGCGAGCGATCCGAGCTCATCGATGCGTTCAAGTATCCGCCCAACGTTTTTGACGATTTCGTGTCCGCGAGGACGGCTGAGTTGGCTGCGCAGGTCGAGAGCTTGTCCGCTCGGCTGGCGGACGCGGAGCAACGGGAGCGCGATGCCGTAGAGCTCGTGCGGCGGACGGAGGTGCAAAAAGTACTTGAAGAGCACGAGGCAAAGCACCAGGAGCTTGAACGCCTGAACAAGGAGTTGATGCGCCAGGTAGAGGTGATGGAAAGCCGGCGGGCGGAGGTGGAGCATGACCACAAGCGTCGCCACAAGGACGCGGAGAACCAGATCGCTGAATTGCGTTCGGCGCTGTCTGGCCGGGACGTGATGGCACAGCAAGCCAGTCACCGTGCCGAATTGGTCGAGCAGCAGTATCAGGCCGTTACGCAATCGATGTTCTGGCGCGCGACATCGCCGGCACGCCGGATCGGGGCGATGATGCCTCCCGCTGCGCGGGGGCGCGCACGTCAGGTAGCCAAGGCTGCATGGTGGCTGGCTACGCCGTGGCGGATGCCGGCGCGGCTCGAGTTCCTGCGGCAGCGGCGCGCAACCTTGCTTCGCGAGCAGCAAGCCGCGAGCGCTCAGGTCGAAGTCCTACAAGACGTCGGCGTTCCCGGTGCAGGGTCGTCGGGTCGGTATGCGGACTGGATTCGCACGGTCGAAACCCGGTCGAGCCCTGATGTCCGGATCAAGGTCGACGGGCCGCTCGTGAGCTTTTTGCTTGCCGATGTCGAATCGATCGAGAGCGTCTCGAGAACGGTCGGTTCGATTCGCGCGCAATCGTATCGAAACTGGGAAGCCATCGTTGTTCACTCTGGCTCCGATGCGGCGATACTGAAACTCGTCGAAGAGTGGACGAGCGCTGATTCGCGCGTGATTGCTGTTACCGCGCCTGGCGTGGCGACAGGGCGGCCGGCGAACCTTGCCATGGGCTTCGATCACGCCAAGGGCAAGTTCGTCGCGGTTCTCGATAGTGGGGATATTCTGGCGCCTGGTGCGCTGAGCGACGTTGTTTCCGTACTCGCGAAGTCGCCGCGGGCAGACATCGTCTACGGCGACGAGGACGTGCAGTCGGCGTCGCAAACCCGCGAGCGGCCGTATTTCAAACCATCCTGGTCACCTGATCTTCTCTACGCGTTCAACTATTTCGGACGGTTGACGTTGCTTCGCCGCGCGTTGGTGACGCTGGCGGGAGGGGTGGACATCACTGCCGCGACGGCCGTCGAATGGGATCTCAACCTGCGCGTCAGCGATCATGCGCAGAACATCATTCGTGTCCCGAAGGTACTATGCCATCGCAAGCCGGGGGCGAGCCAAGAGCGGCCTGCACCCGGCACGAATGAGGCCGGTGATCATCGCGCGGTCATTCAGCGATATTGGGAGCGTCACGGCGTCAGCAGCGCGGTGACCGTTGAAACCCAACCGAACGGCACCCAGCATGCCACCTGGCAGATCGAGCGGGCGCCGCTGGTTTCGATCGTCATTCCCACCAAGAACAAGCCGGAGCTGCTCCGGATGTGCCTGGAGGGCCTGCTGCATGCAACAGACTATCCGAACAAGGAAGTCGTCATCGTCGATACGGGATCGGATGATCCCGAGACGCTCGCATACTACGAGCAGCTGAAATCCGAACCGCAGGTTCGAATCGTTCATTTCCGGAACAAGTTCAATTATTCGGCCGCGTGCAACTTCGGTGCGGTGAGAGCGCGCGGCGAGTTTCTGCTGTTCCTGAACAACGACATCGAGATCATCAAGAGCGACTGGCTGCAGGAACTCGTCCGATTTGCGATGCGTCCAGGCGTAGGTGTCGTGGGTACGAAGCTGATCTATCCGTCGCTGGAGTTGCAGCATGCAGGCGTGTCGATCGGCATCCATCTCGCCGCATTGATGTACCGGAGCGGCGGTGGTATCGAATGGGATGTATTCGGCTCGCCGGATCATCCGCGAAACTGGCTTGCGATCATGGGCGCCTGCCAGATGGTGCGCAGGGATGCCTTCGAAGAGGTTGGCGGGTTTGACGAATCGTATCTGATCGCGATGAGCGACGTAGCGCTGTGCATGCGGATCTGGCGTGCCGGCTATCGTACGGCCTATACGCCGTATGCCTGTCTCGTGCATCACGAAGGGGCGACGAGAGGGAATAGCAATCCGGTCGAGGATATCCGGCGCCTGGCCGACGACATCCGTCATTTGGGCATTGACGAGGACCCGTATCTTCACCCCGAACTGGACGGGCAGTGCGCCATTCCGGCTCTGCGTTTGCAGGGAGGCGTCGGCGTTCGTGCGGAACTCGACCGACAGCTTCGAGAAACCGGTTCGCTTCCGTTGTCGGCGAGGGAGCTTCGTCTCGACGACGAAGGTATTTGCATGGAAGTCGCAGGATTGGCGCGAGACGAAGTTGTGTGGCCCCCGCAGCCGGTCCACAAGGTCTCCGATATCTGGAGCGCCGCGCGCTGGTGTCTGGATCTGTTGCGACGCCGGGCCGATCTTCGCGTGCGGTTTCCGCAGGCACTTTCGGCTGGACGTAACGGTGCGTTTGCACAGTGGCTGCTCACAGGCGGCGGGCGCGACCTCGGCCTGACGGAAGCCGGCGTCGCGGCGATCGGCCAATTGTTCGAACAGGATTTTGGTGCACCGGCACGGCAGATCTTCATGTTCCGCCAGGATGTCCGCGCACTCATGCCGCACGGGTTGACGCCAGCCGGGCAAGCGGATCTGTTCGAATGGTTCATCCAGCATGGGCGTGTCGAAGCGGACCTGCAACTCGAGCAAATCTGGTGGCTCTTCTGGCAAGCATCGGAAGCGCCGGCTCGTGAGCTCGTGGAAGCCTATCGCTTTACACCGGCATGGCAACGACTCCATCCGGACG
This DNA window, taken from Burkholderia cenocepacia, encodes the following:
- a CDS encoding ABC transporter ATP-binding protein — translated: MAHIELKNVTLDLPIYDVQGRSLKKQVLRMGRRNRIAEGNDGVIVVRALDDLSFRFDRGDRVGLIGHNGAGKSTLLRAMAGIYPPTAGSLSRVGKAVPLLDISLGMDENSTGMQNIRLRGLLLGMTDAEIRKKQNDIADFSELGDYLDLPIRTYSSGMKMRLAFAVSTAVDAEILLLDEVMGVGDASFMHKAEARLEELHDRAEIVVLAMHSNKEIRKVCNKALWMERGRVRAFGEVDDVVSQYAASVGE
- a CDS encoding glycosyltransferase family 2 protein; this encodes MKLRKARSFVNRVAGDGGLRLVVRKAYGIFRREGVAGIRSRIAWLRAGAPGVIDPVLYAEWVRRYDQVDDATRAAIRERIAGFANPPLISVVMPVYNPDPAWLAEAIESIRGQLYPHWELCIADDVSTNPAIRPLLERYASQDPRIKVAFRQKNGHISAASNTALELVTGTWVALFDHDDLLPEQALYCVADVIERDPSIRMIYSDEDKIDGSGKRREPYFKCDWNPDLFLSQNMFSHLGVFQKALLDEVGGFREGYEGSQDYDLALRCVERAGAAAIHHIPRVLYHWRVHAESTSSGTDAKPYAVVAGERALNDHFERTGVRGVAEYAGNGYRARYALPDPAPLVSLIIPTRNGLNLIRQCITSIVGKTTYTRYEIVIVDNGSDDPDTLNYLASLENDVRFRILRDDRPFNFAALCNAAVEVASGEVVGLVNNDIEVISPDWLTEMVSIALQPGVGAVGAKLLYPNDTVQHAGVVLGLGGVAGHVHKHIPRGSFGYFGRASLIGAFSAVTAACMIVRKAAYREVAGMNERDLGVAFNDIDFCLRLLKAGYRNVWTPYAELYHHESATRGYEDDPVKQARFDGETEYMQKHWGELLRNDSSYSPNLTLNEEDIGLAWPSRVGALV
- a CDS encoding mannose-1-phosphate guanylyltransferase/mannose-6-phosphate isomerase, producing MNIFPVVLCGGSGTRLWPLSRGGYPKQYLKLAGEHTLVQQTVLRLQGVPGVEAPIMITNAEQRFIVADQLRSIDVAASAVVLEPVGRNTAPAVAAAALLAMEQSPDALLLVLPSDHVILSDAIFAKLADTARDIANDGHLVTFGIEPTKPHTGYGYIRSGNALASHDDAFRVDAFVEKPDAETAARFVSEGGYYWNSGMFMLKASVYLDELKRFEPAVLEQVTLSVKQAKRDEDFVRLDADAFQECPNISIDYAVMEKTDHAVMVAAAGLNWSDIGSWAALADISDTDDTGNTLSGDVLTDDVSDSYIRADHRMVTAIGVKDLIIVETADAVLVTHRDQSERVKKIVERLSASGRHESVTHRKVIRPWGSYESIDQGERFQVKRIIVNPGSSLSLQMHHHRAEHWVVVRGTARVFNGDQVILLSENQSTYIPLGVTHRLQNPGKIPLELIEVQSGSYLGEDDIVRLDDNYGRDVVAAKGN
- the gmd gene encoding GDP-mannose 4,6-dehydratase is translated as MTVAIITGITGQDGAYLAELLLEKGYTVYGTYRRTSSVNFWRIDELGVSNHPNLHLAEYDLTDLGASIRLLQTTQATEVYNLAAQSFVGVSFDQPATTAEITGIGALNLLEAIRTVNPAIRFYQASTSEMFGKVQAVPQVESTPFYPRSPYGVAKLYAHWMTINYRESYNIFGCSGILFNHESPLRGREFVTRKITDSLAKIRLGKLDVLELGNLDAKRDWGYAKEYVEGMWRMLQAERPDTYVLATNRTETVRDFVSMAAQAAGIELAWQGAGENETGVDTRTGKAVVKVSPKFYRPAEVDLLIGNPEKASKELGWVPKTTLEQLCQMMVEADIRRIEAGFSF
- a CDS encoding NAD-dependent epimerase/dehydratase family protein — its product is MAKVFVTGLDGFTGRYMAEELIRSGHEVCGIVHKPVAAAPWRTHVCDLLDTDALVRVLSDEKPDAVVHLAAIAFVQHGDVGAIYQTNVVGTRNLLDALTRAACQPRAVLLASSANVYGNSDREIIDESTAPAPANDYAISKLAMEMVARMWQDKLPIVIVRPFNYTGVGQDERFLLPKIVRHFSARAERIELGNLNVVRDFSDVRMVVAAYRKLIEADFAGRTFNVCSGIGYSLQDVLATVQELSGHELEVAVNPQFVRANEVHKLVGNCRALEHAIGSTHAIPLRNTLAWMLERP
- a CDS encoding FkbM family methyltransferase, which encodes MPLVSYAQNLEDVMLHRALQHVMAGFYIDVGAWSPDEHSVTRAFSEMGWSGINVEPNPVYFAELENRRPRDINLRVAVGENTGTSRIHLFQDTGLSTLDGKIADGHVAAGWSENVQDVVLTTLDNIWREHVSAGREVHFLKVDVEGAERAVLAGNDWKRNRPWIVVVEATLPLTQKESHHEWESILLDANYVHVYSDGLNRFYVAGERSELIDAFKYPPNVFDDFVSARTAELAAQVESLSARLADAEQRERDAVELVRRTEVQKVLEEHEAKHQELERLNKELMRQVEVMESRRAEVEHDHKRRHKDAENQIAELRSALSGRDVMAQQASHRAELVEQQYQAVTQSMFWRATSPARRIGAMMPPAARGRARQVAKAAWWLATPWRMPARLEFLRQRRATLLREQQAASAQVEVLQDVGVPGAGSSGRYADWIRTVETRSSPDVRIKVDGPLVSFLLADVESIESVSRTVGSIRAQSYRNWEAIVVHSGSDAAILKLVEEWTSADSRVIAVTAPGVATGRPANLAMGFDHAKGKFVAVLDSGDILAPGALSDVVSVLAKSPRADIVYGDEDVQSASQTRERPYFKPSWSPDLLYAFNYFGRLTLLRRALVTLAGGVDITAATAVEWDLNLRVSDHAQNIIRVPKVLCHRKPGASQERPAPGTNEAGDHRAVIQRYWERHGVSSAVTVETQPNGTQHATWQIERAPLVSIVIPTKNKPELLRMCLEGLLHATDYPNKEVVIVDTGSDDPETLAYYEQLKSEPQVRIVHFRNKFNYSAACNFGAVRARGEFLLFLNNDIEIIKSDWLQELVRFAMRPGVGVVGTKLIYPSLELQHAGVSIGIHLAALMYRSGGGIEWDVFGSPDHPRNWLAIMGACQMVRRDAFEEVGGFDESYLIAMSDVALCMRIWRAGYRTAYTPYACLVHHEGATRGNSNPVEDIRRLADDIRHLGIDEDPYLHPELDGQCAIPALRLQGGVGVRAELDRQLRETGSLPLSARELRLDDEGICMEVAGLARDEVVWPPQPVHKVSDIWSAARWCLDLLRRRADLRVRFPQALSAGRNGAFAQWLLTGGGRDLGLTEAGVAAIGQLFEQDFGAPARQIFMFRQDVRALMPHGLTPAGQADLFEWFIQHGRVEADLQLEQIWWLFWQASEAPARELVEAYRFTPAWQRLHPDGLTIFGRAAFAAWFAATYRVHESWGVPETWPIDLSPAEQIRTAYNAREDWRDRFPSVLRNAAEARALVEWLRTDEAALPHDVRSWCESLEIDTVAASLAKPGVNVIAHFCYPSGLRVSAEALVKGMREIEMQTSLRDIRTDQRDDPHHVDFSGTEDFDVTIIHTQPEPFFDDVYGRSDLLERAQRTYRIAYWYWEFDSIPDSWLEQAARVDEVWTATEFVAKGLRERLTIPVRTIFPGVQLGQYQRRDRAYFGLDDGEYTFLFTFHMMSIMERKNPMGLIRAFSKAFGPDDPVCLVLKTSFGDRHPAQIKELRLAAEMSG